The DNA sequence GCGGGCGTAGCCGAAGGGCCGGATGCGGCAGGCGGCCGCACCGCAGCGGGAACCGGCACGGCCGGAGCGGACCCCGCTTCGGGGGCCGGCGAAGGTTCGACCGAGGTCACCGTGGAGCAGTTCTTCCAGACCGACCTGCGCGTGGCTGAGGTGAAGGCGGCCGAGCGGGTGCCGAAGACGGACAAGCTCCTCAAGCTGATCCTCGACGTCGGCGGTGAGACCCGGCAGGTCGTCTCCGGCATCGCCCAGCGCTATGCGCCGGAGGACCTCGTCGGCAGGAAGGTGGTCCTCGTGGCCAACCTGAAACCGGCCAAGATCCGCGGGGAGTGGTCCCAGGGCATGATCCTCGCCGCCGATGGCCCGGACGGTCCGCACGTCCTGTTTGTCGACGCCGATGTGCCCAGCGGGGCGAAGGTGAAATGAGCGGGGAGGGGACGGCCGTGTTTGTCGACACGCACGCCCACGTGAACGATGCGCAGTTTGACGCCGATCGCGACGCCGTCCTCGCCCGGGCCCGGGAAGCAGGGGTGACGCGCATCGTCACCATCGGCTACAACCGCGCCACGATCCCGTCGGCCCTGGCGCTGGCCGATCGCCACGAGGCTCTCTACGCGGCGATCGGCTGGCATCCCCACGATGCGGCCGCCTGCGCGGAGGAAGACCTCGCCTGGGTCGAACGCCTGGCCCGCGAACACGGCAAGGTGGTGGCCATCGGCGAAATTGGCCTCGATTACTACCGCGATTGGGCGCCGCGCGACGCGCAGCGGGCGGTGTTTCGCCAGCAGCTGGCCCTCGCCCGGCGCCTCGGGCTTCCCGTGATCCTCCACTGCCGCGACGCGTATGCCGACGTGCTCGAGGTGCTGCGCGACGAGGGCGCCGGCGAGATCGGCGGCGTCATGCACTGTTTCACCGCCGATTGGGAGACGGCCAAGGCCTTTCTCGATCTCGGCTTTTACCTGGGTATCGGCGGCGTGGTGACGTTCAAAACGGGCGCGGCGGTGCGGGAGGTGGTCCAAAAGGCGCCCCTCGACCGGCTGCTCCTCGAGACCGACTGCCCGTACTTGGCGCCGGTGCCCCATCGCGGCAAGCGCAACGAGCCGGCCTACCTTCGCCACACCGCCGAGGTGGTGGCGGAGGTCCGCGGGATGGCCGTGGAAGATGTGGCCGCGGCGACGACGGAAAACGCCATGCGCCTCTTTCGCCTGCCCTGATTCGACGGCTGCGGCGCGGCGGATGCCGGCGAACCGGGGCGGACCGTGGCGACCCATGAAAAAGAAAGAAAAAACGCCTCTTCCCCTCTAATTGCATGCTACACCGATGTAAATTTGACAAATCCGCCGTTTTGGCCTACAATGGCCTTACGTTTGAGGGGGAGGGAATATGGATGAAACTGGCATTCCTCCGCGGTGCCAGTTCTCCCGGCCGTACTCCTCGCGTGGTCGCATGGGTTTGCGCTTTGGTTGCCGTCACCGCTTCGCTTCTGGCCATGGGATTTGGACGCATGTCCGCATCGGACGCAAAGGCCGTTACGCTTGCCGTTGAGGGTCGGGAAACGGTGGTGCGCACGGAAGCCGACACCGTGGCGCAGCTTTTGCGTGAACAGGGTGTGGCCGTTGGGCCGCGGGATCGGGTAATGCCGGCGCCCGATGCGCCCCTGTCTCCGGGCATGCGCGTGTCGGTCGAGCGCGCGCGACTGCTCACGTTCCGCGTCGGGTCCACCACGTTTCAACGCGCCGTGGCGGCGCGAACGGTTCAAGAGGCGCTGCTGGAGGCCGGCGTCACCCTGGGACCCCTCGACCGCGTGAGTCCGGGGCTGCGCCAACCGGTCGCGAGCGGACTGGTCATCACCGTCACCCGCGTGGAAGAGCGTTTGGTCCAGGAAGAAAAGGTGTTGAAGCCCCACGTGGTGAAGACGGCCAGCCATGACCTGCCCGCTGGCGATCAGCGTATGCTGCAGAAAGGGAAGGCCGGCAAGGCGGTCGTCACCTATCGCGTCCGCCTGGAAAACGGAGTGGAAGTGGCGCGCGATCTGGTCGACCGCGACGTGATTGCGGCGCCGCAGCCCACCGTCATCGCTGTTGGCACGCTTCGCGGCATCGAACGGCAAGGGGTGACGTTTTTGCCGCGCCGTGTGCTGCACAACGTCATGCTGACCGCCTATGGTCCTGGGGTGGTGCACACCGGAAAGGGGCCGGATCACCCCCTGTA is a window from the Calditerricola satsumensis genome containing:
- a CDS encoding TatD family hydrolase, which encodes MFVDTHAHVNDAQFDADRDAVLARAREAGVTRIVTIGYNRATIPSALALADRHEALYAAIGWHPHDAAACAEEDLAWVERLAREHGKVVAIGEIGLDYYRDWAPRDAQRAVFRQQLALARRLGLPVILHCRDAYADVLEVLRDEGAGEIGGVMHCFTADWETAKAFLDLGFYLGIGGVVTFKTGAAVREVVQKAPLDRLLLETDCPYLAPVPHRGKRNEPAYLRHTAEVVAEVRGMAVEDVAAATTENAMRLFRLP
- a CDS encoding 3D domain-containing protein — translated: MKLAFLRGASSPGRTPRVVAWVCALVAVTASLLAMGFGRMSASDAKAVTLAVEGRETVVRTEADTVAQLLREQGVAVGPRDRVMPAPDAPLSPGMRVSVERARLLTFRVGSTTFQRAVAARTVQEALLEAGVTLGPLDRVSPGLRQPVASGLVITVTRVEERLVQEEKVLKPHVVKTASHDLPAGDQRMLQKGKAGKAVVTYRVRLENGVEVARDLVDRDVIAAPQPTVIAVGTLRGIERQGVTFLPRRVLHNVMLTAYGPGVVHTGKGPDHPLYGITALGTRAKEGRTIAVDPAVIPLGWWVYIEGLGFRRAEDTGGSVKGKKIDVYFETDALASRFGLKRGHTVYVIGPHLPRGAAAP